The proteins below are encoded in one region of Plutella xylostella chromosome Z, ilPluXylo3.1, whole genome shotgun sequence:
- the LOC125491167 gene encoding prefoldin subunit 1, which translates to MAKLVDMELKKAFGELQHKMVETSERVHIIDSKIEVFERLTHRIEMTERTMSTLPPETKTYESVGRMFLLTDLEEVKKSLANRKSLVAARSKELEKNKQYLEKNLEEFEGTIREMVKQRKCQNEAQ; encoded by the coding sequence ATGGCAAAGCTCGTAGATATGGAACTCAAAAAAGCTTTTGGAGAACTTCAGCACAAAATGGTGGAGACAAGTGAAAGGGTCCATATCATAGATTCTAAAATTGAAGTTTTTGAGCGTCTTACTCATCGCATTGAGATGACTGAGCGAACAATGAGCACTTTACCACCAGAAACTAAAACTTACGAGTCCGTGGGAAGAATGTTCCTCCTCACAGACCTCGAGGAAGTAAAGAAGAGCTTGGCCAACCGAAAGTCCCTTGTAGCAGCCCGAAGCAAGGAACTAgagaaaaacaaacaatatctCGAGAAGAACTTAGAGGAATTCGAAGGCACTATTAGAGAAATGGTCAAACAGCGCAAGTGTCAGAACGAAGCTCAATAA